The window ATCCAATTCCTCCTAATTCATTTGCAATTAATGTAGCAAATAAATGTGCAGAAAATATGGATGAAATCAGTATTACCTTACAGAAATAAGGATAACCATGAAAACTCCGCTTTCAAGCATCTAGCTGTAGAAGCGGAGTTTTTAAAAAGTTTCTTCTTATTTTACAGGAATAATTTTCAGCACCTTTTGCACACGATAGCCGAAAATACCAGCGAATACTGCTAAGAAAATATCCTTTGGTAATGGAGGCATCATCCACAGCCAAGCCATTTTGTAAGTGAAACCTTCAGGTGCATTAGCCCATAGTTTGTAAGCAAAGTACATCCAGTTTGTACCGAGTAAATAATTAATGGCGGTGGCAATTAGTGCAGCTAAGACGTAGCTTTTTTTCGTGGCACTTCTTTCTATAATAAGTCCTGCTATAAAGGCTGCTAAAATAAAGGTTACGATAAAGCCAAATGTCGGGCTTAAAATTTGTCCGAAGCCACCACCGAAACGAGCAAATACGGGTGCTCCGGCTAAACCTATACACATATAGACGGTACAGGCAAGTGCACCTTTTTTGCTACCAAGAATAAGTCCTGCTAAAATAGCAAAAAACGTTTGTAATGTGATAGGTACGCTGCCAACTACCATGAAAGGTGCAAAGGAAGTAATATTGGCACCAATCATCATCAATGTAGAAAATAAGCCAATGTATGCAAGATCGACTGTTCTTAATTTATGATGTGACTGTTCAGCTACGGTTGTCATCATTTCACCCCCATTTAATAAAGTTAATAGTGATATTTTAAGAAATTAAAAACTTTGTGTCAACTTATTTTCTGTATAAGTTAACACAAATGCCTGTTCATAGTAATGAGATACATAGGTTAGATATGACAAATAGAAAAAATAGGTATAGACTACAATAATTATGTATGTTAGAATCGTCATAATTTTAATATTTCAGATACTATTGGTGTGATGCTCTTAAAGCATCACTTAAAAGGGAAGTCGGTGTAAATCCGACGCTGTCCCGCAACTGTAACGAGGAGTTCTATGATATATAAGCCACTGTTCAAAATGGGAAGGCTGTCATAGCAATGATGAATCGAAGCCAGGAGACCTGCCAATTAGTTTTTTCCTGTAATGCCCACGAGGATGCAAGCAATTACGGACAATTGAAGGATACATTTCTTACTTTTGTTTATTCCAGGGTATTTCTATGCAAATTTTTTTGCGTAGAATACCCTTTTTTATTGCTTCACATCTATCATTTTTGACTAGGAGTTAATAAACAGATGAATAAACAGACACAACGCCCAAATAAAAAATTTATCATACTTTCTATGCTGCTCCTTCTATTGCTAATCATTTCAATTACATTCGCTATCATGATAGGTTCCGTTTCTATTACACCGTTGTATGTTTGGAAAGTTATCTTTTCCAAAATACCACTCGCCCAAAATTGGGTAGTGCAAGATTGGAGTCGCTCACAAGAAATTATTATTTGGCAAATTCGTGTGCCACGTGTTTTTCTTGCCGCAATCGTTGGGGGAGGATTAGCCATTGCTGGTGCTGCCATTCAGGCACTTGTTCGTAATTCAATTGCAGATCCGTATATTTTGGGGGTTTCATCAGGTGCAACTGTTGGTGCGACGGCCGTCATAATTTTAGGGGCTTTTTCATTTTTTGGCATATACGCTCTTTCCATCTCAGCTTTTCTCGGCTCATTAATTGCGATTGTATTAGTGTTTTTCTTATCACGTGTCGGTGGGCGAATTTCTATCTTTCGCTTGTTACTAGCAGGAATGGCGGTATCGTTTATTTTATCTGCCACTTCGAATTTTATATTAATGATGTCGAAGCAAGAGGGTGGCATGAAGGCAGTAATGTACTGGATGCTAGGCAGTCTTGCAGGTGCAAAATGGAGTAATCTACTCATTCCAACAGTTGTTTTCATTATTGTATTTGTATTGCTGTGGCTCCATTATCGAAATTTAAATTTGTTACTACTTGGAGAAGAGGCAGCAGTCACTTTAGGTGTTAATCTACAACAATTCCGGATACAGCTTGTTATTCTAGTGTCCTTACTTACAGGTGTACTTGTGGCAGTAAGTGGTTCAATTGGGTTTGTTGGTTTGATTATTCCGCATATCGTACGATTAATAATAGGCTCAAATTATAAATACGTTATCCCGATTAGTGCTTTATTAGGAGCAATTTTCTTAGTTTGGGCAGATGCACTTGCACGAATACTAATTGCACCAGAGGAAATGCCAATTGGTATTATTACTGCATTTTGCGGAGGACCATTTTTCATTTGGTTACTGCGTCGTAACAATTATTCTTTCGGTGAAGGAGATTAAAAAATATGACATTAGAAGCGCAACATGTATCATACTCCATTCATGATCAGCGTATTTTACATGAAGTGAGTATCCAAATAAAAGAAAAGCAATTTGTTGGCTTAATTGGTCCTAATGGTAGTGGGAAATCAACACTTTTAAAAAATATGTATCGTCTATTAAAGCCAGAAAGTGGAACGATTTTACTGAACGAGAAAGACATTTTGCAACAATCGAGCAAATCCATTGCTAAAAATTTAGCTGTTGTTAGTCAGGAAACACCTTTATTATTCGATTTTCAAGTAATAGATTTGGTTAGTATGGGCAGAACCCCTCATAAAAAATTATTTGAACTTGACCATGAAGATGACTTTCGCATTGTTAAAGAAGCATTATCCCAAACGGGCATTGCTCATTTAGAAACGCGTAGCTTCAGCTCCCTTTCAGGAGGGGAAAAAAAACGAGTTATGGTTGCTCGTGCTCTTGCTCAGCAAGCCCAGGTGATTATCCTAGATGAGCCAACGAATCATTTAGATATTCAGCACCAACTACAACTGATGGATTTAATTCAAACTTTACATTTGACTGTAGTCGCTGCGCTACATGATTTGAATATCGCTGCTATGTATTGTGATACAATTTATGTTTTACAGCAGGGCAGAATCGTTCATTATGGAACGCCAGAAGAAGTACTGACACCAGCTGTACTATGGGAAGTATTTGGTGTACATGCAGATATTCAAATGCATCATCTGACGGGCAGGCCTTACTTAACATATGTATCTGAACAATTCACAAAAATAGCTCCGAAAGAAACATCGACTATCCAAATAACTTGAAGGAATATTATGAAGGAAAGTACATAGGATAACGCAATAGAAAACCGGACCATAAAGTCTACAGATGAAAAAATGGACATCTCTCAATACATTTGAGAAAGGTCCATTTTTATTTGTTATTTTTGAATTGGGCCATGGTTAATCTTAGATAGTGCTTCATTCACTTCAAAAATTTTGCTACGAATAGTAGTGACACCGAAGCTTGTTAAACGAGCAGAATGCATAGCTAAATATTTTTCAGCACTTTCTTTACTATCAAATAAGTACACGCCACCAGCTTCTTTAGCAACTGCGTTTTCAGTCCAAATCTTCCAGATGAAACTTTCTTCATCGTTAATACTTCTTGCTAAGTCTTGAAAACCTTCAGACATTTCTACACCAAAAGGTCCGTCCATTGTAAAGTCAACCTGTAACAAATAAGTCATTTTCTTTAACTCCTTTAAAAGTCTTCCTTTAAATTCGCACTAAAACAAGTGAGTAACTAACATCTTGTTGGCCAAACGCTTCAAGCAAGTCTATCGTATTTATCTTAACAATTACAAAATAAAGATCGCTACTAGCTTGCTCATGAAAAAACGTTTATACGGTATATTTAACAATGGACTGAAGTTGACGCCCTTGACATCTAAAAAATATTATTTCTTTTTTCACATTAAGCTACTGCTTTTAATCCGGCTACACCAATGATAATAGCAATGATACTAATAATTCGGGTAAAGTTTTTAGATTCTCCAAAGAAAATAATATTAACGACTACGGCACCAACAGTACCAATGCCAATCCATACTACATAGGCAATACTTAACTGTAAATAGTTAAAGGATGCATATAAAAGAGCAAATGACAGACCAAAACCGCCAACATATAATAAGAAATCACGTACAGTTTTCTTCTGACTGTAGAAACGTAAACCAACCACACCGACAATTTCTGCAATAGATGCTAATAAGACGAGTAACCAACCCATTATGCTTCTGCCCCTTTCTTTGTATCTTTATCTGTTGGTGAATTATCGGCCAGCTTAAGCCCAATAACGCCAAGAACTAAAATAAACATAAAGATGGCCTTAATAGCGTTAAATTCACCATCAAAAATAAAAATGTCCATTAAAGTTGTTCCAATTGTCCCTATTCCAGCAAAAATTGCATACACAGTTCCAGTAGGTAGGTTTTCACAAGCCTTTGATAGAAAATGAAAATCAAGAGCAATCAGTGATACAATAATAATCCAATGCCACCAAGTGCTTGCTACATTAAAGCCGAAAATCCAAAACAATTCAAATAAACTCGTTAAACCAACATAAATCCAATCTTTTTGCATCGTAAAATTCCTTTCTTAAATAATTTTTGACTGACAATCAGTCAATCGGACAACAAAAGAGAACGTCACTATTTGTGACGTAGGCCGAGTGCATGATGTAAAAAATCAAGAAGCTCAAGTTTTTGGAGTTTAATTGTTTCATCCTCACTGTCATCATACAAGTAAATCTGCTCAGCTGCAGACTCTATTAAACCGATAATAAGCTTCGTAGAGCGTGTGGTATTTAAAGAACTGCGTATAATACCCTTCTTTTGTGCCACTGATAAGAAATTGTTCATCCATTCATAGTATGGTGCATAGATATTTTCCCATTCTTTCATATGCTCTGTTTGGGTGATACCAGCATAAATAAGAGCAAAGACATCTCGATATTCTTCCGTTAAAGAAAAGACAATATCTATTACTTTTTCAAGCTGTTGTTCAAATAATTCCTGCCCATGTATGCCTTGTTCAATAGCTGCTATAATTTTTTCGACCATGACTTTTGCAATAGCTGGCATGACGGACAAACGTGATGGAAAGTAAAGATAAAATGTCCCTTGTGCAATCCCAGCAACTTTTACAATATCGGACACTTTCGCTTTTTCAATCCCTTTTTCACGAAATACTTCAATAGCGGCTTGAATAATTTTTTCTTCTTTTGACATTTGAAAATCCCTCGCTTTTGGAGTGCTTAATTCGTATGTTACCGAATAGATGAATTGAAGTCAAAAGAAATGACTGATAATCAGTCAATATTTTTTTGTATATATAGGTGCTTTTCCGGGAACTTTACTTTTGAAAGGATACGTGATGACAAATGGAAGAAGTTAAAATTGCTCAATTAGATCAACAGCAGCTCGATAAAATAAATGAGCTAGAGGAGAAAATTGGTGTTACTTTAGTTGCGTATGATTCTGCAACAACGCCATCACAAGGCTCGGGTGTTTATCAGGCCAATAATAATCATCCATCATAATTGTGGAAACACCTTGCAGATATGTAAGGTTTTTTCATTTTATTGAAAAGTAATGCCTAAAGGAGAGGTCTCCAATGTTTAAAGAGTACTATGCAGATTTACATATTCATATTGGGCGCACGTTAAGTGGACGTGCAGTAAAGATTACAGGTAGTAAAACTTTAACATTAACAAGGATTTTAGAGACAGCAAGTGCTAGAAAAGGGCTAGACATAATTGGAATTATTGATTGTCAATCGCCTGAAGTAATAGAAGAAATGACGAAAATGATTAATCGGGGTGAACTGCAGGAATTAGCTGAAGGGGGGCTTCGTTTTCAAGAGACGATTCTAATCCCCGGCTCGGAAATTGAAATATATGATAGTAACTGTCAAGGACCCATTCATGTGCTAGTTTATTTTCCTACGCTTTTGAAAATGAAGGAGTTTTCGGAATGGATGCGTAAATATATGAAAAATATCCATTTGAGCTCGCAGCGTATTTATTGTGATGGTCAAACATTACAAGAAAAGGTACGTGATATAGGGGGACTTTTTATTCCTGCACATGTCTTTACACCTTTTAAAAGCCTGTTTGGTAAAGGCGTATATCGTAGTTTGACGGAAGTATTTGATCCACAGTTAATTGATGCGGTCGAACTAGGACTAAGCTCAGATACAAATATGGTGAGTGATATAAGAGAACTTCAACAATATACATTCGTGACGAATTCCGATGCACATTCACTCGGAAAAATTGCACGTGAATACCAAAAGCTACGGTTAAAGCAGGCAAACTTTTCAGAACTAAAAAAAGCGCTTCATGAATGGCAAGGTCGAGCGATTGTAGCCAATTATGGATTAAATCCCTTGCTCGGTAAATACCATCAAACAGTGTGTGCAAAATGTGGGGAACAGTTAAAAACAGCAGCGACTTGCTGTACAGTTTGTGGCAGTGTGCAAATTATAAAAGGTGTTGCGACGCGTATAAAAGAACTATCTGAGCCTATAGAGAATGTTCGTGAAAGACCTCCTTATATTCATCAAGTACCTCTTGAATTTATTCCAGGTTTAGGACCGAAAACGATGGAACATTTAATTGAAGCTTTTGGTACGGAGATGACTATCTTGCATCGGGTTACAGTAGAACAGCTTGAACAAATCGTGCACCATAAAATTGCAAAAATGATTGATTTAGCCCGAACAGGCCAATTAGGTATTGCTGTTGGTGGCGGTGGTGTTTATGGAAAGGTTCAGTCTGAATAGAAAAACAAATAACTTGGCACACGATAGAAAATAGTAGAGGCGCACAGATAAATTGCAAAATCTTGCAATCATTTAACCTATTTTAATCCATTATCTAGTAAACTAGTTACTATTAGATTGTTAGGAGGAATAGGGATATGCAATTTTCAAAGAAATTCCGTTTTTTAGCTGCTGGTGTACTAGCAGTGCAATTAACAATTCCGGCAGTTGCAAGTGCAGCGGAAACGAGCGATACGATAGCACCAAGCTGGATGAAACAGACAGATTACGTTGCGCTTGGTGATTCCTTGGCACATGGTATGAATGAGATAGGTGCTATTGGATTGGGGTATACAGATTTTGTAGCGCAAGTTTTGCAACAAGAGGGGTTTATAACATCCTATAACAAAGGATTTGCCTATTCAGGTTATACAACAAAAAATGTGTTGGCAGACTTACAAAGTGATGTGGAAAAACCAGTGACCGGCTTTGGTTACACAAGTGAGCAGGCAAAACTTCGTGATTCTATTAAAGAAGCGGAACTAATAACGTTAACAGCTGGCGCCAATGATTTATTGCCAATTTTAAAAGAGTCACTTGCAACAGGTGTGAACGCAGTAGAAATATTAAAAGCTTCTCAGGAAGCAATGAAGAATATTGCAGCTATTTTAGTAGAAATTAACCGTCTAAATCCTCAGGCGCAAGTTTACGTAATGGGTTACTATAATTCTTTCCCATATTTCAATGAAGATTTACAGTCGCAATTTAAAATGCTACTAGCAGTCATGAATACGTCAATTAAAACAACTGCAGAAAAAGCGGGTGCAGTATTTGTTCCTACTATAGAGGTTGTGGCCAAAGATGTGGCGAACTATTTACCAAACCCAGAAAATATTCATTTAAGTGAAGCGGGGTACTTAGCTGTAGCGAATGAAGCATTTTTACCAATTATTAAAGCAAGTACATTATGGGATGCATCTACTGCAATACGAGTAAACGTTGAAAATAGTACAACGGTACAGGTGAATTGGCTGGAAGCGACTGATAATGTAGGTGTGACAAAATACAATATCTACGTGAATGGAAAGCTAACTTCTTCACAAAGTGCTGATAAAACGGCTATTATTCTTGAAAATCTAGCAGAAAATACTGCTTATACAGTTGCTGTAAAAGCAGTAGATGCAGCGGGCAATGAAAGTATACAAAGTCCATCGGTAATGTTTACAACAGCGGGTACACTAAGTTTTACAGATACCGAAAATCATTGGGCAAAGGATTTTATTCAAAAAGCAGCAAAAGCAGGTATTATGAAGGGCTATTCTGATGGTACGTTTAAACCAGAGCAAAATGTAACACGTGCACAAGTAGCGGCGATGCTAGTCCGAAGCTTAGGTTTAACAACAACAGAAAAAGCACCATTTAAAGACATCGCAAACTATGATGCAGAGATGCAACAAGAAATTTCAGCTGCATATGCATATGGTCTGATAAAGGGAAATGATGGACAGTTTAACCCTGGTCAGCCCGTTACTCGTGCACAGTTAGCGTTAATGATTAGTCGGGCATATGAACAGCAAACGAAGCAAGCCTATGTCACGAAAGATGGAGTGCCATTTACGGATATCGCCACTTATAACGAGGAGACAAAGCGTGCAATCAGTATGCTATATGAGTTTGGAATTGTTACGGGCAGTAATGGTGAATTTTTACCGGCTGCTCCAACAAAACGAAGTCATGCAGCGAAAATACTCGTGAATTTTGGTGAGTTGTTGAAATAAAATTATTCAATACTTATTATATCTTTGTTACATTATCTAGTATGGGCATAACAAAAGGTAGTGGTTTCGAAATGAGACCCCTACCTTTTGACGTTCAACTTAGAAAACAAGTATATTTTTAATAAGCTGTTATTTGTAAAGGAGAATGAAATGCTATCTTTTATTTTATCTACAAAAAGATTGTTAGGGGGATTATGGAAGGCATTTAAACGACCACAATTTATATCATTGTTTACAACACTGTCTTTAATCATTCTTTCGGGTACCATGTTTTATAAGGGGATAGAAGGTTGGGACTGGCTTGATGCCTTGTATTTTGCAGTAGTAAGTTTAATTCCAACAGGCGTTGAGACAGGGCTTTATCCAACAAGTGATTTTTCAAAGGTATTCACGATGATTTATTTAGTGATTGGTACAGGGGTTATGTTTATTATGCTTTTAATGCTCGGTCGATCGATGGTTGATTTTTCAAGTGAAGAAGGGAAACAAGAAAAATCGAAAAAAATTAATAAAAATTAAAAAGCAGTTCAATAAATCTATTTTATAGATTTATTGAACTGCTATTATTTGATGATTATGAAAGTTTAGCAATAATGCCTTCTTCATCGTCTAACACAAGCTCGATGCCCGTTGAGAACGGATCGCCATGTAAGACATCTTTGATCCATACACGTAATGCACCGATCATTGCAGGCGTATCTAAAATTTCTGCTTGTCCAGCAATTTCTACTTCTGCACCAAAGCCTGTTTCATCATCATACATAAGCTCGACTATGATTTCATCGGGTTGAATTTTTTTGTGATATGCTTGTGATAAGCAAATTGCATTAATGATATCTTGCTCATTAATTATTTGTGCCATTGTGTAGCTTCCTGTTCTTTACGTTTTTTATCTTTGAACATATTGAAGATTTTAACAACTAGCATCACGATAACTGCGATCGCTGCAAAGTTAATCAATAAACCTAAAATATTACCAAGTATACCCATTCCGCCGAATAAACTACCGAATAGTAAACCGGCTAAACCACCTAGCATTAAACCCTTCATGAGGCCACCAGAGAAGAAGCCGCCCTTTTTAGCGGTAGCTGAATCCGTTTTATTTGTAGAAGTCGTGTTTTTATTTGTTGTTGCATTATTTTGATCTTTAGATGTATCCTGAGATTTTTGGATATTCGAG of the Lysinibacillus fusiformis genome contains:
- a CDS encoding biotin transporter BioY, with the translated sequence MTTVAEQSHHKLRTVDLAYIGLFSTLMMIGANITSFAPFMVVGSVPITLQTFFAILAGLILGSKKGALACTVYMCIGLAGAPVFARFGGGFGQILSPTFGFIVTFILAAFIAGLIIERSATKKSYVLAALIATAINYLLGTNWMYFAYKLWANAPEGFTYKMAWLWMMPPLPKDIFLAVFAGIFGYRVQKVLKIIPVK
- a CDS encoding FecCD family ABC transporter permease gives rise to the protein MNKQTQRPNKKFIILSMLLLLLLIISITFAIMIGSVSITPLYVWKVIFSKIPLAQNWVVQDWSRSQEIIIWQIRVPRVFLAAIVGGGLAIAGAAIQALVRNSIADPYILGVSSGATVGATAVIILGAFSFFGIYALSISAFLGSLIAIVLVFFLSRVGGRISIFRLLLAGMAVSFILSATSNFILMMSKQEGGMKAVMYWMLGSLAGAKWSNLLIPTVVFIIVFVLLWLHYRNLNLLLLGEEAAVTLGVNLQQFRIQLVILVSLLTGVLVAVSGSIGFVGLIIPHIVRLIIGSNYKYVIPISALLGAIFLVWADALARILIAPEEMPIGIITAFCGGPFFIWLLRRNNYSFGEGD
- a CDS encoding ABC transporter ATP-binding protein, producing the protein MTLEAQHVSYSIHDQRILHEVSIQIKEKQFVGLIGPNGSGKSTLLKNMYRLLKPESGTILLNEKDILQQSSKSIAKNLAVVSQETPLLFDFQVIDLVSMGRTPHKKLFELDHEDDFRIVKEALSQTGIAHLETRSFSSLSGGEKKRVMVARALAQQAQVIILDEPTNHLDIQHQLQLMDLIQTLHLTVVAALHDLNIAAMYCDTIYVLQQGRIVHYGTPEEVLTPAVLWEVFGVHADIQMHHLTGRPYLTYVSEQFTKIAPKETSTIQIT
- a CDS encoding monooxygenase, whose amino-acid sequence is MTYLLQVDFTMDGPFGVEMSEGFQDLARSINDEESFIWKIWTENAVAKEAGGVYLFDSKESAEKYLAMHSARLTSFGVTTIRSKIFEVNEALSKINHGPIQK
- a CDS encoding DMT family transporter, with the translated sequence MGWLLVLLASIAEIVGVVGLRFYSQKKTVRDFLLYVGGFGLSFALLYASFNYLQLSIAYVVWIGIGTVGAVVVNIIFFGESKNFTRIISIIAIIIGVAGLKAVA
- a CDS encoding DMT family transporter — encoded protein: MQKDWIYVGLTSLFELFWIFGFNVASTWWHWIIIVSLIALDFHFLSKACENLPTGTVYAIFAGIGTIGTTLMDIFIFDGEFNAIKAIFMFILVLGVIGLKLADNSPTDKDTKKGAEA
- a CDS encoding TetR family transcriptional regulator, encoding MSKEEKIIQAAIEVFREKGIEKAKVSDIVKVAGIAQGTFYLYFPSRLSVMPAIAKVMVEKIIAAIEQGIHGQELFEQQLEKVIDIVFSLTEEYRDVFALIYAGITQTEHMKEWENIYAPYYEWMNNFLSVAQKKGIIRSSLNTTRSTKLIIGLIESAAEQIYLYDDSEDETIKLQKLELLDFLHHALGLRHK
- a CDS encoding endonuclease Q family protein, which codes for MFKEYYADLHIHIGRTLSGRAVKITGSKTLTLTRILETASARKGLDIIGIIDCQSPEVIEEMTKMINRGELQELAEGGLRFQETILIPGSEIEIYDSNCQGPIHVLVYFPTLLKMKEFSEWMRKYMKNIHLSSQRIYCDGQTLQEKVRDIGGLFIPAHVFTPFKSLFGKGVYRSLTEVFDPQLIDAVELGLSSDTNMVSDIRELQQYTFVTNSDAHSLGKIAREYQKLRLKQANFSELKKALHEWQGRAIVANYGLNPLLGKYHQTVCAKCGEQLKTAATCCTVCGSVQIIKGVATRIKELSEPIENVRERPPYIHQVPLEFIPGLGPKTMEHLIEAFGTEMTILHRVTVEQLEQIVHHKIAKMIDLARTGQLGIAVGGGGVYGKVQSE
- a CDS encoding S-layer homology domain-containing protein, with product MQFSKKFRFLAAGVLAVQLTIPAVASAAETSDTIAPSWMKQTDYVALGDSLAHGMNEIGAIGLGYTDFVAQVLQQEGFITSYNKGFAYSGYTTKNVLADLQSDVEKPVTGFGYTSEQAKLRDSIKEAELITLTAGANDLLPILKESLATGVNAVEILKASQEAMKNIAAILVEINRLNPQAQVYVMGYYNSFPYFNEDLQSQFKMLLAVMNTSIKTTAEKAGAVFVPTIEVVAKDVANYLPNPENIHLSEAGYLAVANEAFLPIIKASTLWDASTAIRVNVENSTTVQVNWLEATDNVGVTKYNIYVNGKLTSSQSADKTAIILENLAENTAYTVAVKAVDAAGNESIQSPSVMFTTAGTLSFTDTENHWAKDFIQKAAKAGIMKGYSDGTFKPEQNVTRAQVAAMLVRSLGLTTTEKAPFKDIANYDAEMQQEISAAYAYGLIKGNDGQFNPGQPVTRAQLALMISRAYEQQTKQAYVTKDGVPFTDIATYNEETKRAISMLYEFGIVTGSNGEFLPAAPTKRSHAAKILVNFGELLK
- a CDS encoding potassium channel family protein, whose product is MLSFILSTKRLLGGLWKAFKRPQFISLFTTLSLIILSGTMFYKGIEGWDWLDALYFAVVSLIPTGVETGLYPTSDFSKVFTMIYLVIGTGVMFIMLLMLGRSMVDFSSEEGKQEKSKKINKN
- a CDS encoding DUF2653 family protein; the protein is MAQIINEQDIINAICLSQAYHKKIQPDEIIVELMYDDETGFGAEVEIAGQAEILDTPAMIGALRVWIKDVLHGDPFSTGIELVLDDEEGIIAKLS